The Bombus pyrosoma isolate SC7728 linkage group LG3, ASM1482585v1, whole genome shotgun sequence genome has a segment encoding these proteins:
- the LOC122566278 gene encoding tRNA selenocysteine 1-associated protein 1 yields the protein MSGPMVLCQLWMGGLEPYMTESFIMNAFHKMGEQPQTVKVMRNRYTGEPAGYCFVHFPTDEMALDAMHKLNGKVIPGSNPAVRFRLNHASTTGKPTTEREFSIWVGDLSTDVDDYSLYRAFAAKYNSIRTAKVILDSSGFSKGYGFVRFANEEEQKNSLVTMNGYRGLGTKSLKICNAVPRPWNKLSGSTPPQSSSEYTPSNLNSDAYNYYDTSSYWNSYSAWQQGYYESEPTSDGYNSYISDQKPEEDELELIEHSVPIDIDKLNREIIEQDYNLWDALESSKWIPCDTLELCY from the exons ttAGAACCATATATGACAGAAAGTTTTATAATGAATGCTTTTCATAAAATGGGAGAACAACCACAAACAGTTAAAGTAATGAGAAACCGTTACACTGGTGAACCTGCAGGTTATTGCTTTGTACATTTTCCAACTGACGAAATGGCACTTGATGCAATGCATAAATTAAATGGCAAAGTGATACCTGGTTCAAATCCa GCTGTAAGATTCCGATTAAATCATGCTAGTACCACAGGAAAACCAACAACAGAAAGAGAATTTAGTATTTGGGTTGGAGATTTATCAACAGATGTAGAtgattattctttatatagaGCATTTGCTgctaaatataattcaattagaaCAGCAAAAGTAATTTTAGACAGTTCTGGATTTAGTAAAGGATATGGTTTTGTCAGATTTGCTAATGAAGAAGAGCAGAAGAATAGTTTAGTTACTATGAATGGATATAGAGGATTAGGaacaaaatcattaaaaatttgcaatgcTGTTCCAAGGCCTTGGAATAAATTATCAGG GTCAACACCTCCACAATCATCATCAGAATATACACcatcaaatttaaattcagaTGCTTACAATTACTATGACACATCATCTTACTGGAACAGTTACAGTGCATGGCAACAAGGTTATTATGAAAGTGAACCTACATCAGATGGATATAATAGCTATATATCTGATCAAAAACCTGAAGAAGATGAATTGGAATTAATTG aacatTCTGTTCCCATAGACATTGATAAACTTAATAGAGAAATAATAGAACAAGATTATAACTTGTGGGATGCATTAGAAAGTTCAAAATGGATACCATGTGACACCttagaattatgttattaa